A genomic window from Aricia agestis chromosome 8, ilAriAges1.1, whole genome shotgun sequence includes:
- the LOC121729476 gene encoding protein yellow-like, with amino-acid sequence METAAAAGLEKDGAMSWKHTSQTGQRWKMLVFVAFVQLVYVSASVSQMSLVREWESMDLLVPGEGGQGTSRRPLDLHFDKFSVFWKYLHLDVYNDRLFVAFDLHRAPFSLAYHNLSDTSKSLLLQPYPSWDAHSDEHGDRQIHDVVALRADRCGRIWVIDKVDDANEHRIIVFDLNTDRILRKYTFRYSINLHIGFSMVVDDDDCENPYLYISDSRQGGIWTYCWADETAWHHPGDFVSAMVLAPNKSESYSIVYYNMFGVGVWYISTRYLRDKTSYLMEFGHKGEHYVYLESTVLDAKNNVLFVRTFYNSTTIMAYPCWNRYASCDPSGWHDIAVNTTHEVTQIILDKNGNLWAFTETSTLDNKTNLSIFSLDITSANVELNKNDTTNTTKLNEAATAATVSATNTTEQASGVDYDGSSNSTVTTEDITGGTPNSNITATDPASSTTEQASGIGDRISNTTVTIEETIASTPNSDVKTQRTSLTRCSAKADPTTP; translated from the exons ATGGAGACCGCCGCCGCGGCCGGtctagaaaaagatggcgcgatgagctggaagCATACCAGCCAGACTGGCCAGCG GTGGAAAATGCTGGTATTCGTGGCTTTCGTACAGCTGGTGTACGTCAGTGCGAGTGTGTCGCAGATGTCTCTGGTCCGCGAGTGGGAATCAATGGACCTACTGGTGCCAGGGGAGGGTGGGCAGGGGACATCGCGAAGACCCCTCGATctacattttgataaatttaGCGTATTTTGGAAATATTTGCATCTGGACGTGTACAACGACAGGCTGTTTGTTGCTTTTGACCTACATAGAGCACCGTTTTCGTTAGCTTACCACAACCTCTCGG ACACCTCGAAATCACTGCTACTACAACCATACCCGAGTTGGGATGCACACTCGGACGAGCATGGAGATCGACAGATACACGATGTGGTTGCACTCCGAGCCGACCGCTGCGGTCGAATTTGGGTGATAGATAAAGTTGATGATGCTAATGAACATCGTATTATTGTTTTCGACCTAAACACTGATCGCATCCTGAGAAAATACACATTCAGGTACTCGATTAACCTCCACATTGGCTTTTCTATGGTCGTAGACGACGACGACTGTGAAAATCCATATCTCTACATCAGCGATAGCAGACAGGGCGGCATCTGGACGTACTGCTGGGCGGACGAAACTGCGTGGCACCACCCCGGAGACTTCGTTTCCGCGATGGTATTAGCGCCAAATAAAAGCGAGTCATACAGTATCGTCTACTATAATATGTTTGGCGTGGGGGTTTGGTATATTTCCACGAGATACCTTAGAGATAAGACGTCATATTTGATGGAGTTTGGGCACAAAGGAGAACACTACGTCTATTTGGAATCGACGGTTTTAGATGCTAAAAATAATGTCCTTTTTGTTAGGACTTTCTATAATTCTACCACTATAATGGCCTATCCCTGCTGGAACAGATACGCGTCGTGTGACCCGAGTGGATGGCATGACATCGCCGTCAACACGACACATGAAGTAACTCAAATAATACTAGATAAAAATGGCAACCTCTGGGCTTTCACTGAAACATCAACATTGGACAACAAAActaatttaagtattttctcATTAGACATTACAAGTGCGAATGTAGAATTAAACAAAAATGACACAACAAATACAACGAAATTAAATGAAGCTGCCACCGCCGCTACAGTCTCAGCGACCAATACGACCGAGCAAGCCTCAGGTGTCGACTATGATGGCAGTAGTAACAGTACAGTGACTACTGAAGATATTACAGGGGGGACGCCAAACAGCAATATCACCGCTACAGACCCAGCGAGCAGTACTACCGAGCAAGCCTCAGGTATCGGTGATCGTATTAGTAACACTACAGTGACTATTGAAGAAACTATAGCGAGTACGCCAAACAGCGATGTCAAGACGCAG CGAACATCCCTGACGCGCTGCAGCGCCAAGGCAGACCCAACAACACCCTGA
- the LOC121729474 gene encoding uncharacterized protein LOC121729474: MAQQGAGLPGAVPPPPTAASTVQAPSGDLAAITLTSKIPEFWTDAPRIWFIRVEAMLAPQKLADDSRFDIVVSKLSKDAIQQVSDLLTNPPATKKFDSLKQRLLAIYEESESRQLQKLISEMDLGDQKPSQLLRRMRELAKGKVPDDTLKILWQGHLPPQVRAVLAVSDTKDLDNLAAVADKVFETTRAVHVSEVASQPSATSSRDTDLLMAEIAKISMKLAGMAGSQQRYRRQQRFGGNRSRSASRKRTRDPTPSTSRRNPESPDWLCFYHHRFRSRAHKCVEPCAWKPRADNN, translated from the coding sequence ATGGCTCAGCAAGGCGCAGGGTTACCGGGTGCCGTACCTCCTCCGCCGACCGCCGCATCTACCGTGCAGGCGCCGTCCGGTGATTTAGCAGCAATCACATTGACAAGCAAGATCCCTGAATTCTGGACAGATGCTCCTCGCATCTGGTTTATTAGAGTGGAGGCGATGTTGGCACCGCAAAAATTAGCAGACGACTCTAGGTTCGATATCGTGGTCTCCAAGCTTTCTAAAGACGCCATACAGCAGGTCTCGGATTTGTTGACTAATCCGCCCGCCACGAAGAAGTTTGACTCGTTGAAGCAGCGTCTCCTGGCTATCTATGAAGAGTCCGAGAGCAGGCAGCTGCAGAAGCTCATCAGCGAAATGGACCTAGGGGACCAGAAGCCGTCGCAGCTCCTACGACGTATGAGGGAGCTGGCTAAAGGAAAGGTTCCGGATGACACCCTGAAGATCCTCTGGCAGGGCCATCTGCCGCCGCAAGTGCGTGCTGTGCTGGCCGTTTCCGACACCAAGGATCTGGATAACCTGGCAGCTGTGGCGGACAAGGTCTTCGAGACGACGAGAGCAGTGCACGTAAGTGAAGTCGCTTCGCAGCCGTCGGCAACTAGTTCGAGGGATACCGATCTGCTGATGGCCGAGATAGCCAAAATAAGCATGAAGCTGGCAGGCATGGCAGGATCTCAGCAGAGGTATCGGCGTCAGCAGCGTTTTGGCGGCAATCGGTCGCGCTCTGCGTCGAGGAAGAGGACTCGTGACCCGACACCGTCGACATCTCGCCGGAATCCAGAGAGCCCCGACTGGTTGTGCTTCTACCATCATCGTTTCCGTTCGAGGGCTCACAAGTGCGTCGAGCCATGTGCGTGGAAACCTCGAGCAGACAACAATTGA